A region of the Pseudomonas asiatica genome:
TCTTCGGCACCATCGTCAAGCGCAAGACCAAGCACATCTATGTCGGCAACTGGTTCTACGGCGCCTTCATCGTGGTTACCGCGATGCTGCACATCGTCAACCACATCTCGCTGCCGGTAAGCCTGTTCAAGTCGTACTCGGCCTACTCCGGCGCCACCGACGCGATGATCCAGTGGTGGTACGGCCACAACGCCGTGGGCTTCTTCCTCACCACCGGCTTCCTGGGGATGATGTACTACTTCGTACCCAAGCAGGCCGAACGCCCGATCTACTCGTATCGCCTGTCGATCGTGCACTTCTGGGCACTGATCACCCTGTACATCTGGGCCGGCCCGCACCACCTGCACTACACCGCCCTGCCTGACTGGGCACAGTCGCTGGGCATGGTCATGTCGATCATCCTGCTGGCGCCAAGCTGGGGCGGCATGATCAACGGCATGATGACCCTGTCCGGTGCCTGGCACAAACTGCGCACCGACCCGATCCTGCGCTTCCTGGTGGTGTCGCTGGCGTTCTACGGCATGTCCACCTTCGAAGGCCCGATGATGGCCATCAAGACCGTGAACTCGCTGTCGCACTACACCGACTGGACCATCGGCCACGTGCACGCCGGCGCCCTCGGCTGGGTGGCGATGATCTCGATCGGCGCCGTGTACCACATGATCCCGCGCCTGTATGGCCGCGAGCAGATGCACAGCGTCGGCCTGATCAACGCGCACTTCTGGCTAGCTACCATCGGTACCGTGCTGTACATCGCCTCGATGTGGGTAAACGGCATCACCCAGGGCCTGATGTGGCGCGCCATCAACGATGACGGCACCCTCACCTACTCCTTCGTCGAAGCCCTGCAGGCCAGCCACCCTGGC
Encoded here:
- the ccoN gene encoding cytochrome-c oxidase, cbb3-type subunit I; translated protein: MSTAISPTAYNYKVVRQFAIMTVVWGILGMGLGVFIASQLVWPQLNLDLPWTSFGRLRPLHTNLVIFAFGGCALFGTSYYVVQRTCQTRLISDSMAAFTFWGWQAVIVGALITLPMGYTTTKEYAELEWPLAILLAIVWVTYGLVFFGTIVKRKTKHIYVGNWFYGAFIVVTAMLHIVNHISLPVSLFKSYSAYSGATDAMIQWWYGHNAVGFFLTTGFLGMMYYFVPKQAERPIYSYRLSIVHFWALITLYIWAGPHHLHYTALPDWAQSLGMVMSIILLAPSWGGMINGMMTLSGAWHKLRTDPILRFLVVSLAFYGMSTFEGPMMAIKTVNSLSHYTDWTIGHVHAGALGWVAMISIGAVYHMIPRLYGREQMHSVGLINAHFWLATIGTVLYIASMWVNGITQGLMWRAINDDGTLTYSFVEALQASHPGYIVRALGGAFFATGMLLMAYNVFRTVRAANPAQAEEAAKIVVVGAL